The proteins below come from a single Pandoraea apista genomic window:
- a CDS encoding FecR family protein, with product MKAAPDSPTRIPPRQASYDAQAVNRDAHAWVRRLTSGEATVADAQALQQWCDASPSHAAAFADARRLWRDIGPAGERVRARERAEARRPARVGRRVFLGGALASVAGIGAAVIAPVGIWGAMTSLAHADYRTSVGEQRQIALANDVTVNLNTQTRIALMNKDGGAGGDASGSARAGIDLLDGEIAVDNSRSAGRFVVTAGDGRAIGTQANFEVRNLDTRVCVTCVSGNVRVELGSHSVQLAASQQVIYQGRHLGNAMSVDAAVATAWRSGVLVFRDTPLADVVGEINRYRAGRVVVIDSHLAQSRLSGRFRIDRLSEVFAQIQEVLGARVTQLPGGIVVVG from the coding sequence ATGAAGGCAGCACCCGACAGCCCGACCCGAATCCCCCCCCGGCAAGCGTCGTACGACGCGCAGGCCGTGAATCGCGACGCCCATGCGTGGGTGCGACGTCTCACGTCTGGCGAAGCTACCGTGGCAGATGCGCAGGCGCTCCAGCAATGGTGCGACGCGAGCCCCTCGCATGCTGCGGCGTTCGCAGACGCGCGTCGCCTGTGGCGCGATATCGGCCCCGCCGGCGAGAGGGTGCGCGCACGCGAGCGTGCCGAGGCTCGGCGCCCTGCGCGTGTCGGCCGCCGTGTATTCCTCGGGGGCGCGCTCGCCTCGGTGGCCGGCATCGGGGCTGCCGTGATTGCCCCGGTTGGCATCTGGGGCGCGATGACCTCGCTGGCCCATGCCGATTACCGTACGTCGGTGGGCGAGCAGCGGCAGATCGCTCTGGCCAATGACGTCACCGTCAATCTGAACACGCAAACCCGCATCGCTTTGATGAACAAGGACGGGGGGGCTGGCGGGGATGCCTCGGGAAGTGCGCGCGCCGGTATCGACTTGCTCGATGGCGAGATTGCCGTCGACAACTCGCGCAGTGCCGGGCGGTTCGTGGTGACGGCGGGTGACGGACGCGCCATCGGCACACAGGCCAATTTCGAAGTGCGTAATCTCGACACGCGCGTCTGCGTGACATGCGTGTCCGGCAACGTGCGCGTGGAATTGGGAAGCCACAGCGTACAGTTGGCGGCGAGTCAGCAAGTGATCTATCAGGGCCGGCATCTCGGGAATGCCATGTCTGTCGACGCGGCCGTCGCCACGGCGTGGCGCTCGGGCGTGCTCGTATTCCGCGACACGCCGCTCGCCGACGTCGTCGGCGAGATCAATCGCTATCGCGCCGGGCGTGTCGTGGTCATCGACAGTCATTTGGCGCAGAGCCGTCTGAGCGGACGGTTCCGCATCGACCGGTTGAGCGAAGTCTTCGCGCAAATTCAGGAAGTACTCGGCGCACGCGTGACGCAGTTGCCCGGCGGCATTGTCGTGGTGGGCTGA
- a CDS encoding RNA polymerase sigma factor, which yields MADSARATLRELLVQRYGQLKTLLSRKLGSSDLAGDALQDTWVRLESTENIEPVRNPGAYLYRMAYHAAIDKQRAEDRRLSVGEIETMLDLVSPDPGPAQIAEANSDLNELVRVLEKMPQRRRDILLAVRLDGLAQREVAERFGISLRLVELELKRAQAFCAEHIERK from the coding sequence ATGGCCGATAGTGCGCGCGCCACCTTGCGTGAGCTGCTCGTCCAACGATATGGGCAGCTCAAGACACTGCTCTCTCGCAAGCTCGGCTCTTCCGACCTGGCAGGCGATGCCTTGCAGGACACGTGGGTGCGCCTCGAGAGCACAGAGAACATCGAGCCGGTGCGCAATCCGGGCGCGTATCTGTACCGAATGGCGTATCACGCGGCCATCGACAAGCAACGGGCCGAGGACCGTCGCCTGAGCGTCGGCGAGATCGAGACGATGCTCGATCTGGTGAGCCCCGACCCTGGCCCTGCTCAGATCGCGGAAGCAAACTCCGACCTGAACGAACTGGTGCGCGTGCTGGAGAAGATGCCGCAGCGCCGTCGCGACATTCTGTTGGCGGTGCGTCTCGACGGCCTTGCGCAACGGGAAGTCGCCGAGCGTTTCGGGATTTCCTTGCGTCTGGTCGAACTGGAGCTTAAGCGGGCGCAGGCGTTTTGCGCCGAGCACATCGAACGGAAGTGA
- a CDS encoding secretin and TonB N-terminal domain-containing protein gives MICSCACSARVSATEVAPGGVIPADAVAQTPLHFDIPAQPLQSALEAYGAFTDVSLLYDSSLTAGRVSPPVQGDMTARAALPILLEGSGLTPRYTGAKTVALVPVRRNAPDVADDTSAAAATARRYFGLVQTRVRDAFCAQPVLAQGARRIALRLWIDATGQIGPVSLLGSSGDASIDKLVVTSLQGVRIGEAVPPSLAQPFTFVILPKASGRSWGCEPANDARPATGGLNGR, from the coding sequence ATGATCTGTTCCTGCGCTTGCTCTGCCCGTGTCTCGGCGACGGAGGTCGCGCCGGGCGGCGTGATCCCCGCCGATGCCGTGGCGCAGACGCCGTTGCATTTCGATATCCCCGCGCAGCCGCTGCAGTCTGCGCTCGAGGCGTACGGCGCATTCACGGACGTTTCGTTGCTTTATGACAGCTCCCTCACCGCAGGACGTGTTTCCCCGCCTGTGCAAGGTGACATGACCGCGCGCGCGGCGCTCCCGATTTTGCTGGAAGGCAGTGGCCTCACCCCGCGCTATACCGGTGCAAAGACGGTGGCGCTCGTACCCGTGCGCCGCAATGCGCCCGATGTCGCCGACGACACATCCGCAGCGGCCGCGACGGCGCGTCGTTACTTCGGGCTGGTGCAGACACGCGTGCGCGATGCGTTCTGTGCGCAACCGGTGCTGGCGCAGGGCGCCCGGCGTATCGCACTGCGTTTGTGGATCGACGCCACCGGCCAGATCGGCCCGGTTTCGTTGCTCGGCTCCAGCGGAGACGCGAGCATCGATAAGCTGGTCGTGACTTCGTTGCAAGGGGTGCGCATCGGAGAAGCGGTGCCGCCATCGCTTGCTCAGCCGTTCACGTTCGTGATCTTGCCGAAAGCGTCCGGCCGGAGTTGGGGGTGCGAGCCTGCCAACGACGCGAGGCCCGCGACGGGAGGGCTGAATGGCCGATAG
- a CDS encoding citrate synthase, which translates to MTQQTDLMTREEVLAVLDIKPATLYAYVSRGLIRARPHEDGRKSLYLRRDVERLATRKRGRAPTGAVAESTMRFGDPVLHSAITQITPHGPRYRNRLAIDLASGGASFESVVHLLMTGIWQDSIAEWPMQETPPDVLRFLSVYDGEVASADIGNLLGMVPFALAMHGRGARELADGAAVQAARAMLHCMAGCVGFLGPQQRFIARNDDESVAAHVLRAAGSAVTPVRLRAMNAALVVLADNELAPATFSARVAASTNADLFGCVAAAIGSHIGFTTGTSTEKIETLLLCEPFEALDSRVGRVREYGASLLGFNHPLYPGGDARADLMMQIAGELMSETDDATIDDTLRKNTRLTLNFLERMRTEANAHAGLATGLVALARALGLPDGTSTALWIIGRSAGWVAHVMEQRTQAFMLRPRAKYGFGGPVEADTFEAPGAR; encoded by the coding sequence ATGACGCAGCAAACCGATCTGATGACGCGCGAGGAAGTGCTTGCCGTGCTCGACATCAAACCCGCCACGCTTTACGCCTATGTGAGCCGGGGGTTGATCCGGGCGCGTCCGCATGAAGACGGTCGAAAGAGCCTCTATCTGCGTCGCGACGTCGAGCGTCTGGCAACCCGCAAGCGCGGGCGCGCGCCGACCGGTGCCGTGGCCGAATCGACCATGCGCTTCGGCGATCCGGTGCTGCATTCGGCCATTACCCAGATCACGCCGCACGGCCCACGCTATCGCAATCGGCTGGCTATCGATCTGGCGAGCGGCGGGGCATCGTTCGAATCGGTGGTGCATTTGCTGATGACGGGCATCTGGCAAGACAGCATTGCCGAATGGCCCATGCAGGAAACGCCACCCGACGTGTTGCGTTTTCTGTCCGTCTACGACGGCGAAGTGGCGAGTGCCGACATCGGCAACTTGCTGGGCATGGTGCCGTTTGCGCTGGCTATGCACGGGCGCGGCGCACGCGAGCTCGCCGATGGCGCGGCCGTGCAGGCAGCGCGGGCCATGCTGCATTGCATGGCCGGATGCGTTGGATTTCTTGGTCCGCAGCAACGCTTCATCGCGCGCAACGACGATGAAAGCGTCGCGGCGCATGTTTTGCGTGCGGCAGGCAGCGCAGTGACGCCCGTGAGACTTCGCGCGATGAACGCCGCGCTCGTCGTGCTCGCCGACAACGAACTGGCCCCGGCCACTTTTTCGGCGCGCGTTGCGGCGTCTACCAATGCGGATCTGTTTGGTTGTGTGGCGGCGGCCATCGGCTCGCACATCGGCTTCACCACGGGCACCAGCACAGAGAAGATCGAGACGTTGTTACTGTGCGAGCCGTTCGAGGCCCTCGATTCGCGCGTTGGCCGCGTTCGCGAGTACGGCGCCAGTCTGCTCGGTTTCAATCACCCGTTGTATCCCGGCGGCGACGCGCGAGCGGATCTGATGATGCAGATCGCAGGCGAACTGATGAGCGAGACGGATGACGCGACGATTGATGACACGTTGCGGAAAAACACGCGTCTTACGCTCAATTTTCTGGAGCGCATGCGCACCGAAGCGAACGCGCACGCGGGCTTGGCGACGGGGCTCGTTGCGCTCGCCCGCGCGTTGGGACTGCCCGACGGGACATCGACGGCGCTCTGGATCATCGGCCGCTCGGCGGGTTGGGTGGCGCATGTAATGGAGCAACGCACTCAGGCCTTTATGCTGCGTCCGCGTGCGAAGTATGGCTTTGGCGGCCCTGTCGAGGCCGATACGTTTGAGGCGCCCGGCGCAAGATAG
- a CDS encoding MFS transporter, producing the protein MTQDTSSRPSERIDVRDALQSAPLGAFHYWLGTLLALILLFDGFDLYNAAYIVHDVSALWHLSPSQIGVLLSCGLAGFAAGSAVSGLFSDRIGRRRVLLTGIWLSGLMSLAIALFAHDLRTFIALRFVMGISLGLLMPVAVTYINEIAPRRSANVFTIVFFSCGWIGGATASGFIAAWLIPQHGWQSMYYVGALSVVLALALQFVLPESVSFLASRGRQDDVRAQLTRLWPARASEFANATFTSPDAGVKAGSVAALFSSEFRRQTICLWAMGALSLFSSYGLSGWLPTIMLKRGENLSTSFAYGSLLVFASAFGSLLTGVVADRIGNRRLAMSLAWLCGAAAIGVLGTITGGSVTFLGIVVAGMFVIGTQTVLNNLVAVSYPTEIRSTGVGLYLGIARVGAMCGPAIAGLLQQTTGGAGVMFFVLGAALVTAAVLVFLVARPENLPKAPAFGH; encoded by the coding sequence ATGACCCAAGACACTTCATCGCGGCCATCGGAACGCATCGACGTTCGCGACGCGCTGCAATCGGCCCCGCTCGGGGCGTTTCACTACTGGCTGGGCACACTGCTCGCGCTGATCCTGCTGTTCGACGGCTTCGACCTCTACAACGCGGCCTATATCGTTCACGACGTGAGCGCGCTGTGGCATCTGTCGCCGAGCCAGATCGGCGTGCTGTTGTCGTGCGGACTCGCTGGTTTCGCCGCAGGCTCGGCCGTCTCGGGGTTGTTCAGCGATCGCATCGGGCGGCGTCGCGTGTTGCTCACGGGCATCTGGCTCTCGGGGTTGATGAGTCTCGCCATCGCCCTCTTCGCGCACGATCTGCGCACCTTCATTGCGCTTCGTTTCGTGATGGGGATCTCATTGGGCTTGCTGATGCCGGTTGCCGTCACCTACATCAACGAGATCGCGCCCAGACGCAGCGCCAATGTCTTCACCATTGTGTTCTTCTCCTGCGGGTGGATCGGTGGGGCAACGGCGTCCGGTTTCATTGCCGCGTGGCTGATTCCGCAGCATGGCTGGCAGAGCATGTACTACGTCGGGGCGCTGTCGGTCGTGCTGGCATTGGCCTTGCAATTCGTGCTGCCGGAGTCGGTCTCGTTTCTCGCCAGTCGTGGCCGTCAGGACGACGTGCGGGCACAGCTCACCCGCCTTTGGCCTGCTCGTGCGAGCGAGTTTGCGAACGCGACGTTTACCTCGCCGGACGCCGGCGTGAAAGCAGGCTCGGTAGCCGCGCTCTTTTCGAGCGAATTCCGCCGTCAGACGATCTGCCTCTGGGCGATGGGCGCGCTGTCGCTATTCTCGTCTTACGGTCTGTCGGGCTGGTTGCCGACGATCATGCTCAAGCGCGGCGAAAACCTCTCGACGAGTTTTGCCTACGGCTCGCTGCTGGTCTTCGCGTCGGCATTCGGCAGTCTGCTCACCGGGGTCGTGGCAGACCGCATCGGCAATCGCCGTCTGGCCATGTCGCTCGCCTGGTTGTGCGGTGCGGCGGCCATCGGTGTGCTTGGCACGATCACCGGGGGCTCGGTGACGTTCTTGGGCATCGTGGTTGCCGGCATGTTCGTCATCGGCACGCAGACGGTGCTGAACAACCTCGTCGCCGTGAGCTACCCGACGGAGATTCGCAGCACCGGTGTCGGCCTCTACCTCGGTATTGCCCGCGTCGGCGCGATGTGCGGACCGGCGATCGCGGGTCTGCTGCAACAGACAACGGGCGGGGCCGGCGTGATGTTCTTCGTGCTCGGCGCAGCCCTCGTCACGGCTGCCGTGCTGGTGTTCCTCGTCGCCCGTCCCGAAAACTTGCCCAAGGCGCCGGCCTTCGGCCACTGA
- a CDS encoding 4,5-dihydroxyphthalate decarboxylase encodes MSKLSLSLAVNDYDHVRDLLDGRIAAQGIDLVPSVLPVEEIFYRTTHFQEWDLSEMSLAKYASLRSQGDDRLIGLPVFPSRVFRLSSLYVRDDASVMSPADLRGKRIGVPEWAQTASVYSRGWLVHDQGVALADVEWVQGGVNQAGRREKVAVRVPDGVRYRPSPEKSLTAMLLDGDIDAILSARPPAPPAGREREIVRMLPDFETAERAYFERTGIFPIMHLIVMRRDVFTANRWIAGNLLKAFTQAKDASVARLEDITCSHFPLPWMSQRAAQARVMFGGDPWPYGIAPNRTTLDAFLRFAFEQGVCHRPMQADELFPPEVAAAVRV; translated from the coding sequence ATGTCAAAACTCTCTCTCTCGCTCGCCGTCAACGATTACGACCATGTGCGCGACCTGCTCGATGGCCGGATCGCCGCGCAAGGCATCGACCTCGTGCCGTCGGTGTTGCCGGTCGAAGAGATTTTCTATCGCACAACCCACTTCCAGGAGTGGGATCTCTCGGAGATGTCGCTTGCCAAGTACGCGTCGCTGCGCTCGCAAGGCGACGACCGTTTGATCGGCCTGCCCGTGTTTCCCTCGCGGGTGTTCCGGCTGTCGTCACTCTATGTGCGGGACGACGCCAGCGTGATGTCGCCCGCCGATCTGCGCGGCAAGCGAATCGGTGTGCCGGAGTGGGCGCAAACGGCATCCGTCTATTCGCGCGGATGGCTCGTGCACGATCAGGGCGTGGCGCTCGCAGATGTCGAATGGGTGCAGGGCGGTGTCAATCAGGCGGGGCGGCGCGAGAAAGTCGCCGTGCGCGTGCCGGACGGCGTGCGTTACCGCCCCTCGCCCGAGAAGTCGCTCACGGCCATGCTGCTCGACGGCGACATCGATGCGATTCTCAGCGCCCGTCCGCCCGCACCGCCCGCTGGCCGCGAGCGGGAGATCGTTCGCATGCTTCCCGACTTCGAGACCGCCGAGCGCGCCTACTTTGAACGAACCGGCATCTTCCCGATCATGCATCTGATCGTCATGCGACGCGATGTTTTCACTGCAAACCGCTGGATCGCCGGCAATCTGCTCAAGGCGTTCACGCAGGCGAAAGACGCCAGCGTCGCACGTCTCGAAGACATCACCTGCTCGCACTTCCCGCTGCCGTGGATGAGCCAACGCGCCGCGCAGGCGCGCGTGATGTTCGGTGGCGACCCGTGGCCGTACGGCATCGCGCCGAACCGAACCACGCTCGACGCCTTCCTGCGTTTCGCCTTCGAGCAGGGCGTGTGCCACCGCCCGATGCAGGCCGACGAACTATTTCCTCCGGAGGTGGCGGCCGCCGTGCGGGTCTGA
- a CDS encoding class II aldolase/adducin family protein, with protein MTQAATPYTPALTEHDARSMAQLLEDLAAANHILAHHEVLDGFGHVSVRDPRNPAHFLIAQSMAPELVTPDDILTLDLDCQPVDGDTRKRYLETWIHSEIYRARPDVAAIVHSHSPSVIPFAASSVRLRPVYHMAGFLGSGAPVFDIRHCFGCTDMLVRNSDQGKALAESLGDADVALMRGHGFVATAPSLPAAVYRAIYTELNAGMQFKAIALGGEVTYLDPEEGKRSNATNLGVIERPWTLWKRQVAALRGN; from the coding sequence ATGACGCAAGCTGCTACCCCCTACACCCCGGCGCTCACCGAACACGATGCCCGTTCCATGGCGCAATTGCTCGAAGACCTCGCCGCCGCGAATCATATCCTCGCGCATCACGAAGTCCTCGACGGCTTCGGCCATGTGAGCGTGCGCGACCCGCGCAATCCGGCCCATTTTCTGATCGCACAATCGATGGCGCCCGAACTCGTCACGCCCGACGACATTCTCACACTCGACCTCGATTGCCAGCCGGTCGACGGCGACACCCGAAAGCGCTATCTCGAGACGTGGATTCACAGCGAGATTTACCGCGCGCGCCCCGACGTGGCGGCCATCGTGCATAGCCACTCGCCATCGGTGATCCCGTTCGCGGCGTCGTCCGTGCGGTTGCGTCCCGTTTATCACATGGCGGGCTTTCTCGGCAGCGGCGCCCCGGTGTTCGACATTCGCCATTGCTTCGGTTGCACCGACATGCTCGTGCGCAATAGCGATCAAGGCAAAGCGCTGGCCGAGTCGCTCGGCGACGCCGATGTCGCACTCATGCGCGGACACGGCTTCGTCGCAACGGCCCCGTCGCTGCCCGCCGCCGTGTACCGCGCCATCTACACGGAACTGAACGCGGGTATGCAGTTCAAGGCCATCGCGCTTGGCGGCGAGGTGACGTATCTCGACCCCGAAGAAGGGAAACGATCGAACGCGACGAACCTGGGTGTGATCGAGCGTCCGTGGACACTGTGGAAGCGTCAGGTCGCGGCACTACGCGGCAATTGA
- a CDS encoding SDR family NAD(P)-dependent oxidoreductase, giving the protein MHNTLTAHISPSKTALLIGASRGLGFAMVQAYLTRGWRVIATAREGASDKLDALAANAGGALEVETVDITIPAQVAALRERLSGRRLDLLFVNAGVKNDDKETIADVSTDEFVRVMVTNSLSPMRVIEAFEALVPSDGTLGVMSSGQGSLTNNTNGNYEVYRGSKAALNMFMRSFAARHRDDTRTLLLMAPGWVRTDMGGPDARLSIEQSIPNLIDTITAHHGRPGLHYVDYLGRTVPW; this is encoded by the coding sequence ATGCACAACACACTCACCGCTCACATATCGCCGTCGAAAACCGCACTGCTGATCGGCGCGTCGCGCGGTCTGGGCTTCGCAATGGTCCAGGCGTATCTGACGCGCGGCTGGCGTGTCATCGCCACGGCGCGAGAGGGCGCGTCGGACAAGCTCGACGCGCTGGCGGCCAACGCTGGCGGCGCACTCGAAGTCGAGACCGTCGATATCACGATCCCGGCACAGGTGGCCGCATTGCGCGAGCGGCTTTCAGGTCGCCGTCTCGATCTGCTCTTCGTGAACGCCGGTGTGAAAAACGACGACAAGGAGACGATTGCCGACGTATCGACCGACGAGTTTGTGCGCGTCATGGTGACCAATTCGCTCAGTCCGATGCGAGTGATCGAAGCGTTCGAGGCGCTGGTGCCGTCGGATGGCACACTTGGCGTGATGTCGTCGGGGCAGGGCAGCCTGACTAACAACACCAATGGGAACTACGAGGTATACCGGGGCAGCAAGGCCGCGCTCAATATGTTCATGCGCAGTTTTGCGGCACGTCACCGCGACGATACACGCACATTGCTGCTGATGGCCCCCGGCTGGGTGCGCACGGACATGGGCGGGCCCGATGCGCGTCTGAGTATCGAGCAGAGCATTCCCAACCTGATCGATACCATTACCGCGCATCACGGCCGCCCGGGGCTTCACTATGTCGACTATCTCGGTCGAACGGTGCCGTGGTGA
- a CDS encoding LysR family transcriptional regulator — translation MPDPDLNLLIALDALLCEASVAGASRRLGLSASAMSRTLSRLREATGDPLLVRAGRQMVLTPHAEQLRLRSRGAVDEARSLLTPATASPDFATLRRTFTLRVNDGFVEAFGATLIAAVTRDAPFVSLRFLPKAEKTAAPLRDGRTDLEIGVLGEVGETSNMGPEIRVQALFRDHFVGAVRAGHPLATEAAPSAERYVAFGHVVASRHGNGEGPVDNALAALRLHRDIVAVVPSFPAALSLAQTSDLIALVPASLITQRAARRPAASSAAFHVFELPVPTAQITVSLMWHPRMEADPAHRWLRRHVLSVCRN, via the coding sequence ATGCCCGATCCCGATCTGAATCTGCTCATCGCGCTCGACGCCCTGCTCTGCGAAGCCAGCGTGGCGGGCGCATCGCGCCGGCTGGGGCTGAGCGCATCGGCAATGAGCCGGACGTTGAGCCGATTGCGGGAAGCTACCGGCGATCCGCTGCTGGTCCGGGCGGGTCGTCAGATGGTACTCACGCCGCACGCCGAGCAGTTACGCTTGCGCAGCCGTGGCGCTGTCGACGAAGCGCGCTCGCTGCTCACCCCGGCGACAGCGTCGCCCGACTTTGCAACCCTGCGCCGCACCTTCACCTTGCGCGTCAACGACGGCTTCGTGGAGGCCTTCGGTGCCACGCTGATTGCCGCCGTCACGCGAGACGCGCCTTTCGTCAGCCTGCGCTTTCTGCCCAAGGCAGAGAAGACGGCAGCCCCCTTGCGCGACGGACGGACCGATCTGGAAATCGGTGTCCTCGGCGAGGTGGGCGAGACGAGCAACATGGGGCCGGAAATTCGGGTGCAGGCGCTGTTTCGCGATCACTTCGTGGGCGCGGTGCGTGCAGGCCATCCGCTGGCAACCGAAGCCGCGCCGAGCGCCGAGCGATATGTCGCCTTCGGGCATGTCGTGGCGTCGCGCCATGGCAACGGCGAGGGGCCGGTCGATAACGCGCTCGCCGCATTACGCCTGCATCGGGACATCGTGGCGGTCGTACCGAGTTTTCCCGCGGCCTTATCCCTGGCGCAGACATCCGATCTGATTGCGCTGGTGCCCGCGTCGCTCATTACGCAACGCGCGGCACGGCGGCCTGCGGCCTCTTCCGCGGCATTTCATGTGTTCGAATTACCCGTGCCGACCGCACAGATCACGGTCTCGCTGATGTGGCATCCGCGCATGGAGGCAGACCCTGCGCATCGGTGGCTGCGACGACATGTGCTGTCGGTGTGCAGAAACTAG
- the pdxA gene encoding 4-hydroxythreonine-4-phosphate dehydrogenase PdxA, whose amino-acid sequence MNQYLPVIGITMGDAAGVGPEIIVKSLAHDSVYQQCRPVVIGDARRLEQAIAIVKTPLSVRRIQTVSQATFTPGVVDCIDLDLIPEDLPFGQLSAIAGDAAYQYIAHAAKLAEAGEIDAICTAPLNKEALHAGGHKFPGHTEMLAHLTGVDEVSMMLVAPQLRVIHVTTHIGIIDAIRKIEPGLVQRTIERGHATLVKAGIANPRIAVCGINPHAGENGLFGYGEEEEKIVPAVQLLRERGWDIEGPLPADTLFFRAGRGDFDLVVAMYHDQGHGPVKVLGLEAGVNVTVGLQVVRTSVDHGTAFDIAGKGIADEGSLLEALRQGAELATRRA is encoded by the coding sequence TGCGGCTGGCGTCGGCCCGGAAATCATCGTCAAGAGTCTGGCGCACGACAGCGTCTATCAGCAGTGCCGCCCGGTCGTGATCGGCGACGCGCGACGTCTCGAGCAGGCGATTGCCATCGTGAAGACGCCGCTGAGTGTGCGGCGTATCCAGACGGTCTCTCAAGCCACGTTCACGCCGGGCGTGGTGGATTGTATCGACCTCGATCTGATTCCCGAAGACCTGCCGTTCGGCCAACTCTCCGCTATCGCGGGCGATGCCGCGTATCAGTACATTGCGCATGCGGCAAAGCTCGCCGAAGCCGGTGAGATCGACGCGATCTGCACCGCGCCGCTGAACAAGGAAGCGCTGCACGCCGGTGGCCACAAGTTCCCGGGGCATACGGAGATGCTGGCGCATCTGACGGGGGTCGACGAAGTGTCGATGATGCTCGTTGCGCCGCAACTTCGCGTGATTCACGTGACGACCCACATCGGCATCATCGATGCGATTCGCAAGATCGAGCCGGGCCTGGTGCAACGCACGATCGAGCGGGGTCATGCCACGCTGGTCAAGGCAGGTATCGCCAATCCGCGCATCGCCGTGTGCGGTATCAACCCGCACGCGGGGGAAAACGGTCTGTTCGGCTACGGGGAAGAGGAAGAGAAGATCGTGCCGGCGGTGCAACTGCTGCGCGAGCGTGGCTGGGACATCGAAGGCCCGCTGCCGGCCGACACGCTGTTCTTCCGCGCCGGGCGTGGCGACTTCGATCTCGTGGTCGCGATGTACCACGATCAGGGACACGGCCCGGTGAAGGTGCTGGGGCTCGAAGCCGGTGTGAACGTTACCGTCGGTCTGCAAGTGGTGCGCACGTCGGTCGATCACGGCACGGCGTTCGACATTGCCGGCAAGGGCATTGCCGACGAAGGCAGCCTGCTCGAGGCGTTGCGCCAAGGGGCGGAACTGGCCACGCGCCGCGCATAA